One segment of Erigeron canadensis isolate Cc75 chromosome 2, C_canadensis_v1, whole genome shotgun sequence DNA contains the following:
- the LOC122588547 gene encoding serine/threonine-protein kinase STY13-like: MHNLHKNQCSPNTEMEGHEHIKNGFLRADQIDLKSLDEQLQRHLNTNTSSATSIRRARSFEKNTNINLNISGINFNNNPPSYNQQKSHDHHEQNHHGVGVETHHMIPRLRIDTNVNNRQRQDWEIDPSKLIIKSVIARGSFGTVHRGVYDGLDVAVKLLDWGEEGHRTDAEIASLRAAFTQEVVVWYKLDHPNVTKFIGATMGTSELNIQGDGGHFGVPRNSCCVVVEYLPGGALKSFLIKNRRKKLAFKVVMQLALDLARGLNYLHTKKIVHRDVKTENMLLDKSRTLKIADFGVARVEASNPNDMTGETGTLGYMAPEVLNGSAYNRKCDVYSFGICLWEIYCCDMPYPDLSFSEVTSAVVRQNLRPEIPRCCPNSLATVMKRCWDANPDKRPEMDEVVAMLEAIDTSKGGGMIPGDQQQGCFCFNRTRGP, from the exons atgCATAATTTGCATAAAAATCAGTGTTCCCCCAACACGGAAATGGAGGGACACGAGCACATCAAAAACGGCTTCTTGAGGGCGGATCAGATCGATCTCAAGAGCTTAGACGAACAACTACAAAGGCATCTTAACACCAACACATCTTCTGCTACATCTATTAGAAGAGCAAGAAGTTTCGAAAAAAACACTAACATTAATCTCAATATTAGTGGCATAAACTTCAATAACAACCCGCCGTCGTATAATCAACAAAAATCACATGATCATCATGAACAAAATCACCATGGAGTTGGAGTAGAAACTCATCACATGATCCCTAGGTTGAGGATTGATACAAATGTTAATAATAGACAAAGGCAAGATTGGGAGATCGATCCTTCTAAGCTTATTATTAAATCTGTAATAGCTCGTGGCTCCTTTGGCACCGTTCATCGTGGTGTTTATGATGGTCTTGATGTTGCAG TAAAACTTCTTGATTGGGGTGAAGAGGGGCACAGGACAGATGCTGAAATAGCTTCACTTAGAGCCGCTTTTACCCAAGAAGTCGTTGTATGGTATAAACTTGACCATCCCAATGTGACTAAG TTCATAGGGGCTACAATGGGTACATCAGAACTCAATATACAGGGAGATGGTGGTCATTTTGGCGTGCCACGTAATTCATGTTGTGTAGTCGTGGAATACCTTCCTGGCGGAGCTTTGAAATCTTTCCTCATAAAAAACCGAAGGAAGAAGTTGGCTTTTAAAGTTGTTATGCAACTGGCACTTGATCTTGCGAGAGG GTTGAATTATCTTCATACTAAAAAGATTGTCCACAGAGATGTGAAGACAGAAAATATGCTTTTGGACAAGTCCCGAACCTTAAAGATTGCAGACTTTGGGGTTGCACGTGTAGAGGCATCAAACCCGAATGACATGACTGGTGAAACTGGCACACTTGGTTACATGGCACCAGAG GTTCTTAACGGGAGTGCATATAACAGGAAATGTGATGTATATAGTTTTGGGATTTGTCTATGGGAAATATATTGTTGTGACATGCCTTATCCCGATCTTAGTTTCTCAGAAGTGACTTCGGCTGTTGTCCGCCAG AATTTGAGGCCAGAGATACCTCGGTGTTGTCCAAACTCGCTTGCGACTGTTATGAAAAGATGTTGGGATGCAAATCCAGACAAGAGGCCAGAGATGGACGAGGTGGTGGCGATGTTGGAGGCCATTGATACTTCAAAGGGTGGAGGAATGATACCCGGAGATCAACAACAAGGATGTTTTTGCTTTAATCGGACTAGGGGTCCTTAA